Proteins found in one Venturia canescens isolate UGA chromosome 8, ASM1945775v1, whole genome shotgun sequence genomic segment:
- the LOC122414423 gene encoding uncharacterized protein — protein MLWYFQSLFTALCVVEICGFTGKVCNGGLARFVALRTMDELCPLCLKMGNNKRIKAIQINLEEAVWTCENEGCPWPFGYETPVFLPRKVGVKHSSEWEVYKKVQKRVGPIPISTELSLYTPPVTPSSDTTIKESIKSDFSGETNINEHMSQLGNILGCTDDSYAPKSNLREDHTVDENKIGTQALNAYVENQITNICAASQKPPIAQSIFDIDSNDLLSDEFKIEDSFSKLIKSDLQLALLKTPDIEDFQKPVPTVLEKFGNKVNSEDLKLKVKTEALDVGVERDSDVTKTMPQVKKISKANIDLHMIDRRRIMAVRRSVETEEKDGPKKIEEKVVERLKTKDSPIQIDSKDQKADVLTKQQTLENTQIVKHTTTITVDGSLPITLTYDLTDFEEKPAVRIPDVIKPIDENAMNNSQEEERKTSADLPVELVTKRIRPPIKRRAASTGKCYEKFSFGALKKCEKKRSIKDCDRSSDMIISSNKVEKLEEIEIVKDENCSIGALAELVDDGISRASSQPVEMVDLSNVDPTNLKTLGDDSIAENFNLSVLDDLLIDGYQNATANLNEEWLESFFSDLDT, from the exons ATGCTGTGGTATTTTCAATCTTTATTTACAGCACTGTGTGTTGTCGAAATATGCGGTTTCACCGGTAAA GTGTGCAACGGTGGTTTGGCGCGCTTTGTCGCCCTAAGAAC AATGGATGAGCTCTGCCCGTTGTGCTTAAAAATGGGGAATAACAAAAGGATTAAGGCTATACAAATTAATTTAGAGGAAGCTGTCTGGACGTGCGAAAATGAAGGA TGTCCTTGGCCTTTTGGATATGAAACACCAGTTTTTTTGCCTCGAAAAGTGGGTGTCAAGCACTCAAGCGAAtgggaagtttataaaaaagtacaaaaacgtgTTGGACCAATTCCAATATCAACAGAACTATCTCTTTACACACCACCCGTAACTCCGAGCTCGGATACTACAATAAAGGAATCCATAAAGTCAGATTTTTCAGGAGAAACAAATATTAATGAGCACATGAGTCAATTGGGAAACATTTTGGGATGCACAGATGATTCGTACGCCCCAAAATCAAATCTTCGTGAAGATCATACAgttgatgaaaacaaaataggGACGCAAGCGTTGAACGCTTATGTTGAAAATCAGATCACAAATATATGTGCAGCATCTCAGAAACCTCCGATAGCACAGAGTATATTTGACATAGACAGTAATGATTTACTAAGCGACGAGTTTAAGATTGAGGATTCTTTCAGTAAGCTAATTAAGTCGGATCTTCAATTAGCTTTATTGAAAACGCCAGACAtagaagattttcaaaaacctGTACCTACAGTATTAGAAAAGTTTGGTAATAAAGTCAACTCGGAGGATTTAAAACTCAAAGTAAAGACGGAAGCACTCGACGTGGGAGTGGAGAGAGATAGCGATGTGACGAAAACAATGcctcaagtaaaaaaaatctcaaaagcGAATATTGATTTGCACATGATTGATCGTCGAAGAATCATGGCTGTGAGAAGATCGGTAGAGACTGAAGAAAAAGATGGACCAAAAAAGATCGAAGAAAAAGTAGTTGAAAGGTTAAAAACGAAAGATTCGCCGATACAAATCGACAGCAAAGATCAGAAAGCTGACGTCTTAACGAAGCAACAAACTTTAGAGAATACACAAATTGTCAAACACACAACCACTATTACCGTTGATGGATCACTTCCGATTACGTTGACCTACGATTTGACggattttgaggaaaaaccCGCAGTCAGAATCCCTGACGTGATCAAGCCAATTGATGAAAATGCGATGAATAATTCTCAGGAAGAGGAGCGAAAGACGTCTGCGGATTTGCCCGTTGAATTAGTAACAAAGCGAATCCGACCACCGATCAAACGTCGAGCAGCGTCGACTGGCAAGTGCTACGAAAAATTCAGTTTCGGTGCGttaaaaaaatgcgaaaagaaaagaagtaTAAAAGACTGCGACAGATCAAGCGACATGATCATTTCGTCGaataaagtagaaaaattAGAAGAAATAGAAATCGTTAAGGATGAAAATTGTTCGATTGGTGCTCTAGCTGAATTGGTGGACGACGGAATTTCTCGTGCATCGAGCCAACCCGTCGAAATGGTCGATTTGAGCAACGTCGATCCAACCAACTTAAAAACATTAGGTGACGACTCTAtcgctgaaaatttcaatctcAGCGTTCTGGATGATCTTTTGATAGACGGTTACCAAAACGCTACGGCGAACCTTAATGAAGAATGGCTAGAATCCTTTTTCAGTGATTTAGATACGTAA
- the LOC122414422 gene encoding zinc finger protein 2 homolog — translation MNKNNKAASGQCRLCLCEYDKRDLISVFSTGDTIEMSLASKIMICLSLPVEVKDSFSNSVCKNCEDRLVQFYAFREDCLNAHYSLLDYRSTAFCNEKKKSCERDSISEEKVIAPCIGLVEAESPGCEQYLKENTSENDAIYLNRSTAENCKKKSANDTNLDPDFEEISSHEQVIYKIQHKSVSAQRSETDFSAHKYSLDSDNRTIKDVTEEGKAYQEAADESGEMVKYKCLRCSNLFSDFDKASIHWAQCAQVDSSEFLENVAETEAEDVAEQLQGKRKNRNQVKEALITQPAKSLDESCNLETQCDLKNLTYEKDSRMLSTKSSSIAARRKISQPKMRHSCQVCVRVFSSAALLRRHSVVHTGERPYECPVCKKRFSQVGQLNFHKNFHENPRYRCEICTKPFLRPSDIEKHMRTHTGEKPYSCKVCSKSFAQLVALQQHERIHTGDKPYVCEICGKRFSQKANKTKHVKIHKEGAKPHTCGICGRSFSDLEEMNLHRAGHGGGKPRKCSYCDESFRKKSELSLHTSRCHTFEKLHKCAFCQKAFHSLYNLKQHVMVHTGQKPYACSGCDLRFTQKSNLTKHFERKHADRTNKQDNNYYIVKLEDRCDQGREQEIWTLANDLLKNSNDSLVIEREETVEIETLDNCDS, via the exons atgaacaaaaataataaagctgCTTCCGGCCAGTGTCGGTTGTGTTTATGCGAATACGATAAACGTGATCTCATATCGGTTTTTTCAACTGGGGATACTATTGAAATGTCATTAGCCTCAAAGATAATgatttgtctctctcttccG GTAGAAGTCAAAGATTCTTTTTCCAACTCTGTGTGCAAAAATTGTGAGGACCGACTAGTGCAATTTTATGCGTTCAGAGAAGATTGCTTAAACGCTCATTATTCTCTGCTGGATTATCGTTCGACTGCTTTCTgcaatgagaagaaaaaaagttgtgaAAGAGATTCAATTTCCGAAGAAAAGGTGATTGCCCCATGCATCGGATTGGTCGAGGCAGAATCACCTGGTTGTGAGCAGTATTTGAAGGAGAATACCTCTGAAAATGATGCCATTTATCTAAACCGCAGCACGGCTGAAAATTGCAAGAAAAAATCTGCCAACGACACAAATTTGGACCCTGACTTTGAAGAAATATCATCTCACGAGCAAGTTATCTACAAAATCCAACATAAAAGTGTTTCGGCACAACGTTCAGAAACTGACTTTTCTGCTCATAAATATTCTCTCGATTCTGATAACCGAACAATCAAAGATGTCACAGAAGAAGGAAAAGCGTATCAGGAGGCTGCTGACGAATCCGGTGAAATGGTCAAATACAAATGTTTACGTTGTAGCAACCTGTTTTCTGATTTCGATAAAGCTTCCATCCACTGGGCGCAGTGTGCGCAAGTGGATTCCAGTGAATTTCTGGAGAACGTAGCTGAGACTGAGGCTGAAGATGTGGCTGAGCAATTgcaagggaaaagaaaaaatcgtaacCAAGTCAAGGAAGCACTGATAACTCAACCAGCAAAATCTTTGGATGAAAGCTGCAATTTGGAAACTCAGTGTGATCTAAAAAATTTGACGTATGAGAAGGATTCTAGGATGCTTTCTACAAAGTCGTCTTCGATAGCTGCGAGGAGAAAGATTAGTCAGCCAAAAATGAGGCACTCTTGTCAAGTCTGCGTCAGGGTATTTTCCAGTGCAGCTTTACTGAGACGACATTCGGTCGTTCATACCGGCGAACGTCCGTACGAGTGTCCAGTATGTAAAAAGCGTTTCTCTCAAGTAGGACAActgaattttcacaaaaattttcacgaaaatcctCGATATCGTTGCGAGATATGTACGAAACCATTTTTGCGACCAAGCGACATAGAGAAACACATGAGAACGCACACCGGTGAAAAACCTTACAGTTGTAAAGTTTGCTCCAAGTCGTTCGCTCAGTTGGTTGCTTTGCAGCAGCACGAAAGAATCCACACGGGTGATAAACCTTACGTATGTGAAATTTGTGGCAAGAGGTTTTCCCAAAAAGCTAATAAAACGAAACATGTGAAGATACACAAGGAAGGAGCGAAGCCCCACACTTGTGGTATTTGTGGCAGAAGCTTTTCCGACCTGGAAGAAATGAATCTTCATCGTGCTGGCCACGGGGGCGGTAAGCCAAGAAAATGTAGTTATTGCGACgagagttttcgaaaaaagtccGAATTGTCACTGCACACGTCGCGTTGTCACACATTTGAGAAACTCCATAAATGTGCTTTCTGCCAAAAAGCATTCCATTCTCTCTACAATCTTAAGCAACACGTGATGGTTCACACGGGTCAGAAGCCATACGCTTGTTCCGGCTGTGATcttagattcacacaaaaaagCAATTTGACCAAACATTTCGAGCGAAAGCATGCCGATCGCACGAACAAACAAGATAACAATTATTACATCGTTAAATTGGAAGATCGTTGTGACCAGGGCAGAGAACAAGAAATCTGGACGCTGGCCAAcgatttgttaaaaaattccaacgaTTCGTTGGTTATAGAACGCGAAGAGACGGTGGAAATTGAAACGTTAGATAATTGCGACTCGTGA
- the LOC122414426 gene encoding uncharacterized protein → MSELPLILCVLGFFAAGAIAKPESAGPLEIVTDRPAVDILPDIVRKVQDAIMKRSYEIIQIVLKLPSLGSEGALPISNVKEFRFETLENFISWFNRGVEQRHLSASSKPKVEECRKNITEFEKKLRTVAQSTYRTAILNIMKLSRKKNKKLADLNVLAAKALEPSGETKDKIATAAWKMQKEFLDYADRIANFYESVAEGSAIGNKFRKTYNAELWNSISNMIYHCTEYSPRDSNACLSCGHTEG, encoded by the exons ATGTCGGAGCTCCCACTTATTTTGTGTGTCCTCGGTTTCTTCGCGGCG GGGGCGATCGCGAAACCCGAGAGCGCAGGTCCGCTCGAAATAGTTACTGACCGGCCAGCGGTCGACATACTGCCCGATATCGTTCGCAAAGTACAGGACGCCATCATGAAGCGCTCCTATGAAATAATCCAGATAGTTCTGAAACTGCCGTCGCTGGGCTCTGAGGGCGCACTCCCTATATCGAACGTCAAAGAATTTAGATTCGAAAccctcgaaaattttatttcctgg TTTAATCGAGGCGTCGAACAACGCCATTTATCAGCCTCGTCAAAACCGAAAGTCGAAGAATGCCGAAAAAATATCaccgagtttgaaaaaaaactcagaacCGTCGCTCAGTCCACGTACCGGACTGCAATCTTGAACATAATGAAACTgtcgcgaaaaaaaaataaaaaactggcaGATTTGAACGTTTTGGCAGCTAAGGCATTAGAGCCTTCCGGAGAAACAAAGGACAAA atcGCAACAGCTGCGTggaaaatgcaaaaagaatTCTTGGACTACGCTGATCGGATTGCAAACTTTTACGAGAGTGTCGCCGAAGGATCGGCTATTGGAAACAAGTTTCGTAAGACTTACAATGCTGAGTTATGGAACAGTATAAGTAATATGATTTACCACTGCACTGAGTATTCGCCACGCGACAGCAATGCGTGTTTGTCTTGTGGACATACTGAAGGGTGA